A window of Cyprinus carpio isolate SPL01 chromosome A6, ASM1834038v1, whole genome shotgun sequence genomic DNA:
CACTCAATTTATTTTTAGGTATGATTTGTGTcttaaaagtacattatttttcattaatctctatattttctctcttttgagtCAGGATGAAGATTTTCAGGAGATAGAGGATGCAGGACGCGATATGGAACAGCATTACTGTCAGTTCTTTGATCATGTGATAGTAAACGATGGCCTGCAGGCCGCATGTGTGCAGCTGCTGACCGCCGTGAGGAGAGCTCAGGATGAACCGCAGTGGGTACCGGCAGCATGGATCAGACCAACTGGCCAGTCTTAATATGAGCTCAGGGATACTATAGGAGAGCGGATGagcacaaatatgcaaataaagtttctttttcaacttttttgGTGAGAATAATGTGGgttttgtctttaaaaatgaatatttgacgtgcatattttcatgcttttttgtAACCTCTGGGACCCAGTCATAGacttttgtcctctgtagaggacatgaTATTTTAGTGAATATCTCTGAGACCATACATACCACAGTCttgatgtcctgtacagagcacattcagggctttttaagAATATCAAATGTTTGGAGGTTTGATCATAAACAGACCTTCTCTTTGttctttaaaaatgactgatCAAATTTAGCACTCTTAGGAAAATAggataatatttgtaattattatttaaataactaattcTCATATTGTCTGTCATAGATATGGGGTTTCAAGACAGAATGTGACTTTTTGTTATGAAACAGGGCATAGTTTTTATACatgtcttctgtagaggacaccaggacaaacatcatgttaatcaggcattttggggAAATGCAACAAGTCATAGGAAAAACaattatagatcaatattcctatgaaatataagatattcttatgaaaatgttgtcaaGTTATTACTCCCTTTATAACACTTCTTTTTTGATTATGGTTtgccccaagaacacattaatatgcaaattagatgcagTTATAAAATGTGAATATCAGTTTATGGATATTTTACACACATTGAATAAAGTAAAATAGTACATCACatcattctgttatatctttcataacatagttgagaatcatctttgtacGAAGTTTGGTTAAAAATAGTCTGCAACTTAAAAACTGattggtgaatgaaaaaaaaatcattatttttgcttatACATGCCTTTCAtgtctatatattaattaatttattttaattaattagtccTGACATCCTCTACAAAGGacatagaataaaatatgaataaaataaaaaagttttttctacatttgtttcttatgctccgACCAATGTAAcgacataaaaaaatcacaaaactttaTTTAGGAGggtaaataaaaagaataagatATAATAGGTCATATAGTCTATTACTAGAAGGAATACAAGTATCTTAAAACGTAAGTGTTATCTATCTTTTGTGTACATTGTAGTGTGATTTGCAGCCTTTTATAGCGATTAACAGCATCTGcccttatatacatataattacgGTTTGAATTGCTGGGTGCCTCTAGTACGTCTAGTACGTCCGGGAAGTTAGACACGCCCACTCGTCTCCAACATCAACAATAGACAACGTGCAAAACAAAATCTGAGACCACAAACGACATGAACATACAAAGATAATGGTTTTTCCTCATTAATTAAAACGACAACGCTTTTATTATTCAGCTCCAAACAATGGATACGGAAGCAAAGGTTTGTTATGTGCTTGAAAGAGAAGTCTCGTGCTCTGGAGAGTTAGTTTGTTGAAGCAGTTACTGACAGATGTGAATTAATTGTAGGTTCCCAGCATAAGGAGAAGAGATCTCCCTCCGATTCCTCAAGCACAGAGAGTAAGTCTAGGATTTTCATAAAATATCCCGTGTGTTTCTTTATATTATACTTTGAGCTGTTGCTCGTCAGTCTTCCAGTTCTATTTGATTTTAGTGAATAATAAGCTTCACATTGACAATCACAACAGTAGTCAGTAAAGCACAAGTTCTCAACTCTGGCTCTCGAGATCAACTTTcccagagtttagctccaacctcgATCATGAATGATTGAGAGCATAGTTCTCACTTAAATTTTCATTAATGTGATGCTTTAAGTTGATCATAAGTGAGtaatgacattataaaatcaaagaatcgtttaaaaaaaaaatgcatcatggttttcacaaaaacattaagcagcactgtatttttgaacaaataattcttttttttttatagacacacatatttgatcaaataaatgcagccttgcataAATATAAACCTTTTGGGGGGAAATTCCCTAATACATTTGCTCAAAAAATTTAGTAGAAAATATAAATGGTGTGTGCTTATGTCTGACATAAGTAACAGTATTTGATGGTGACTCCTGAGTAGCTCCTCCCTTACATAATCCTGCTGCTTGGCAGATGCCCGTCTCAGATTTAGACTCACATTAATCCTTGCTTTAAGTGCTTGGGGATGTTTGTTTGTACATGCGCAAATATCCACATCTCTTCCTCTGTGTTCCTCTTGTACTCTTGAGTGGAATGGCGAAAAAGCCAACAGTAAGCTTTATTAGACACTATATACAAATGTAGAGCCCTCAACAGATGCAGCATCTGATGCATAAATTTTATTCGAACTGTTTATTGCTAATCTAATATTATCTTTTAACATTTTAGCGGGGACCACGAGCACTGCCATCTATGCCAAGGTAAGATCACCTAGCAGATCACATGttgttaaaattttacttttatacagcaaACTCACATGCTTTTATTTCCTTCCTCTTCcttcattaacacacacacacacacacacacacacacacacagtcaggacACAGCAGGTGAGTGTTTCTCTTAGAAATGTTTTTCACATTTGGTTAAGTCTTATTATGTGTTTGAGTAGGTaatgtttaaaatgattgttttgccTTTATGTCACAAATTGATGTTTATTGGTCAGTTAACGTTAGATCATATAATGAAGCTCTTCTGCTGTCCTTCAAAGAGGAGATTCCTGCTCCAAAGAGTAGGAAAAAGAAGCCCAAGAGGGATGTGGAGAGTGTGGATGAACCTGACGGTGAGTTTAGGTGGTAAAAGCAAAGCAACACACTTGATATGAGAGAATGGGGTTAGTTGTCACACAGGGAAGTTGTTACAAGGGTTAAATCTCAGAAACAGAAAAAGTTCAATTGCATAAATTCCTGGGACAATGATCAAGTAGACACAAAGAGCCAGTGTACTAACATAACATTTTCAAGTTATTAAGGAAGATGGGTCATATTTATACCACAGATTCATACAGCAACATACACGATGTCCTGGACATCCAGTCAAAGTACTCAAGATCTgcgtgtgtgtattgtgtgtgctTAGTCCCTGTTTTCATGCGGGTGTACCAGGGTGCCCAAGGTTTAGTTCTTGTTCTGTCTAGGTGTGTCCATGATGGGCACATAACAAAAGGGCAGTCAAAAGTGAAGGCcaataaataagaattattaaCACCTTGCAACCAGTCAAACTTGCCTGCTTGGTATCACCTGTAGAAGCATGGTGTGCATGTGATGAGTTTGATTCGCCTTTGACCTTTTTTTAGATGGTGGAATGGAAATGGGAGGGCTTACCAGTCGCAGACAATCCGAATGTCAGGAACCTTTGACCCCAGAACCTGTGGAGAATCCGCCACAAaggaggaaaaagaagaagaaagcccAAGCCATTGGTAGAAACGGTGTTCAGTAGCATGTCCTGTTCACTTCGACTCATCTGATACCTGTAGAGCTGGGGCTTCATTAACATAGAAACCCCAGAAATAATACTGGTTTGCTCTTATTGGTCAGATATGGAGGGAGATCAGACAGACCTGGTGTCAAATGGAGATATGGTGGATCAGAATGTCGACGAAGAGGTGACGCGCAGACCAAAAAAGAGGAAgtacgtcatttttttttttaccttaaactggtTATCTAACTTTTATATGAAAGCTCTGTTGAATTTAATTTGTCATTCAACTAACGCTTtctattctttctttatttctttctccaGAGTGAAACCTAAAGTCACAGAAACACAGTCCAACAATGAACTAGACATAGAggatgatgacatcatcacagaCCCCCAGGAGCCTGTGTCCCAGCATTCCTTGTTCTCTGCTCCCCAAGGGCAGAGCCAGCCTGTGGGAAAGGTGTTTGTGGAGAGGAGCCGTAAGTTTCAAGCAGGATATTGTGCATATGTTGTGCAAAGTTCAGAAACTTTTGACATCTAAACATTTAAGTATTTCTAAGGGGTAATTGTTTGTATGCAAGTTGCTCTTTACATCATGAAATGAAGGTCGAGTGACCGTGTATGTTTGGCGGCAGGTCGTTTTCAAGCAGCCGAGAGGGTGGACCAGTGGAAGGCCAGTGCCCCGATGGAGCAGAGCTTTATGGACATCCGCTCAGTGTGGACCACTAGAGATGTCTCCTTGAGAGTCCACAGTGGCTTCAGGTGTGCTTTAAATGACACTTAATTTTCCAGTAAATCTTCAAAACTGCTTTCGACTTCAACTTAATTGGGTCGTTCTATACATAAGGTGTCTTTTTGACTGGAAAATAAGTCGGATCCgatttttttaataactcaaTATGAATGAGAATAATGATAATGGAATGTGGCATAACATGGTGGGAACAATAATAaggtttctttaaaaattaattacattacttCTTTAGTATACAtcgaaaaattacaaaataatgcattttaataagatTCTGACCTATTCTAGTCTAAAGGAGCAGAATCTATCAGGGTTCAGACAAAGTTTAGATTTGTGATGTTGTGTCTGTTCAATGGCCGACTTTCTATTCAAGACCCATGTcacatgttttagtttttaaatgtatttttccataTAATTCGGCCTCCACAGGCTAGATTGTGTCAGACAAGCTGGTTATAgtgaaaaaaagattcaaaagatCATAAATCAAGAAGAGTGTTAAAGCTTGTTACTAATTGAATTTCCCTCCAATGTTGATGATGTTATAgtatacaatttaaaagaactgttttctattttaatatattttgaaattttatttattgtaatggcAAAATGtaatagcttttttgtttttttttatgtttttgtaacattctaaatgtctttactgtcacctttgatcaatttcaCGCATCCCTGCAGAGtcaaataattcatttttcttACAGAAAATAATCTCCCTGACATCCAAATGCTAGTGTACATCTGTGGAAAGACGTTTTCTAAACCCTGACTGTTGTTACTGCACAGGGTGATCGGCCTGTTTTCTCATGGCTTGCTGGCTGGTTATGCTGTGTGGAATATCATTGTGGTCTATGTTTTGGCTGGGGAACAGATGAGCACTCTGTCCAACCTGCTGCAGCAGTATCACACTCTGGCCTACCCCGCACAGTCCCTGCTCTACCTGCTGCTGGCCCTCAGCACAGTTTCTGCCTTCGACAGGTGAATCGCCAAAACATAATGCCCATTCACTTGGACTGAAAGAAACAAAAGTCGAGTAAACACAGTAGCCTCAAGTATTTATAGATGCCTGAACCATTGAGATGAAACTAGtgtttgttctctctctcctAACAGGTTGAATCTTGCCAAAGCTGCTACAGCCATGAGGAGTTTAGTGACTCTCAGTCCGGTGGCGCTTGCCTCGTTCTGTGAGTTtatcacatttcttttaaaaaaaaaaatggatttgtttACTCATACAGAAGCCATATATGAAAACAGCAATGTTTTAATGTACgccttttctttttcagtgtacTTTTCTGCCCTTGTTTTATCATTAAGCCAGCAGATGACGAGTGATCGGATCAATCTCTATAATCAGTACTCTGGCTATAATGTGACACTCTGGTAAGATCCCTCTCATTAGAGCATGCTGGGTAAATATTCTACAGCAATAAGAGCCGAGCAGTTGTTGTGTCTCCTCACAGGCAGCCGGGCTCAGAGCACACCATCCTTCACCCCTGGATCACAGTAAACCTGGTGGTCACTTTGCCAGATATTAATTCTGAAAACATCTTCagttaaaaactgaaattttaaaattagaaattaaactTGCATTAATATTCCATGCATGTTTTTCCCCTCTGTAGAGTTTTTAATGTCGATGGAAATGGAATATCCAAAAGCAGAAGAGAAGGGAAACATCACTGCATAAGGCACCTGAAggcatttttttcctcaaatatattttgatacatggTTGTAGATTTGTCATTGTATATATTAGAAATGCCAAACACTTACCTATTATGGAGTCTCagcaatttttaaataaaccagtGATCGCACAAGGtgtcacccttttttttttgttattttattagcgTCACGCTGGAGCGGGCTGAGGGCGAGGTTTGGCCAGCTGTATTAAAGCATTCACCACAAATAGAGACACCTTAACACAGTGAGAGCCCACGCTGCCCATAATCCATAATCCAATATCTGCGGATGGACTAGAAAGGAGGCAAACATTTCCAGGTTAAAGCTAGTTGCATGGGTCATTAACTATAGGAATGTTAAGCAAACACAGAGAGTTCTTACCTTCCTTATCAGCTAGATTTAGCTTTCGACAATCTGGCCAAATGGGATACAAGTAAGGACTCTCCCCACCAAACTACAACCGTTCCTCAGAATCCTTCGAGTCTTTGCAGGAAATGGACCTTCCTAaaggacaaagaaagaaaaaaaaagaggggagttttaaataaaagtacacacacacacacacacacacacacaaattattattattattattataatattacattattattatggttttcaatcttaatttaatgctaataatgttgataattattcatatttattaaatgttacatttttgtaattgatAATGATTatcacatttattcattatttgtacaatattattattatgtaataaactGCAACCAATGTATTGACaattattattacacacacacacacacacacactattattattataataataataataaattactatacCAATGTATTGACATAATAATACACttcataataatacaataataataataataatagtgtattattataataataataataaattattattattattattaaattgtaattgttgaaaaatgtgtttttataataatattatcatttcttcatatttataaatatgaatgcatattagttgaacaacaacaacaacaacaaaatagaatTAGTAATAGTAGcaatattaataactattattataattcacCACAATATCTTGAATCTATAGGTGTACTCACTTGTCCTGCTGCCACAGCTGGGCTCACATGACTCAGTGATGGAGGGATGGCAAACAGACGTAGTGCAGTGAATAAAAATCTAGTAAAGACGTGGCAGAGGGAAATATAAGTGAGAGGAAGGGAGAAATGTGGTGGGCAAGACAGTACACTTACCCTTTCCTGCAGAGAGTACAAGTGAGGACTGATCTACAAAAGAGAAGCGCCTTCACGACAAAACGCTTGTAATGAGATGGGTACTGCAGTCCTGAGTGCTCAACAGCAAGCATTGTGGCTCAGGTAATGGGTCATCCTATATATATGGTTACAGCTATGAAGAGTAACAAGTAAACCAGTGATTTGCATAATTTGAGGCTGTCAT
This region includes:
- the LOC109060098 gene encoding transmembrane protein 237B-like produces the protein MDTEAKVPSIRRRDLPPIPQAQRRGPRALPSMPSQDTAEEIPAPKSRKKKPKRDVESVDEPDDGGMEMGGLTSRRQSECQEPLTPEPVENPPQRRKKKKKAQAIDMEGDQTDLVSNGDMVDQNVDEEVTRRPKKRKVKPKVTETQSNNELDIEDDDIITDPQEPVSQHSLFSAPQGQSQPVGKVFVERSRRFQAAERVDQWKASAPMEQSFMDIRSVWTTRDVSLRVHSGFRVIGLFSHGLLAGYAVWNIIVVYVLAGEQMSTLSNLLQQYHTLAYPAQSLLYLLLALSTVSAFDRLNLAKAATAMRSLVTLSPVALASFLYFSALVLSLSQQMTSDRINLYNQYSGYNVTLWQPGSEHTILHPWITVNLVVTLPDINSENIFKFLMSMEMEYPKAEEKGNITA